The following nucleotide sequence is from Sander vitreus isolate 19-12246 chromosome 3, sanVit1, whole genome shotgun sequence.
TGATGTTAGCTGGGatgaaagaaaatcaaatatttagTATATTCAACGgaattgtattattttcaaGGTAGAGAAAAGACCATGGAACAGCTTTTAAATGATGCAACATCTACACTGAAATCAAGGCAAACTACGATACTTTACCACTTTCATCTAGAGTTCATCTTCATTATCCGAAGCTTTGAAAAACAGACCTGGATCTTAGAACCAGTACTTACTGCTGTGTTCGGAGGCAAATTCCCGCAGGTCAAGATCCTTCATGGGGAAGTTAACAAAGGTGGACAGTTTGCTGGTTCTGCGTGCCTCAGAGAAGCGTTTCAGGTCTGGACAGGCGGGGGAGTCAAGGAACAACTGCTCTCCATGTACCTTTTAATACATTCAGCCAACACTTTGAACAACTGTGTACAAGGTTTGTTACTGGATGCAGTCCTCAAATAGCGTCACTCATCCCACTGCCACTTCAaaattcaatcaatcaacatcTGTTCATTGGTGGATGTGAGTGCTCACTACAGCCAGTTATACTTCACTGGGCTTCAAACACATGGCAGAGTTTCCTGACTGTGACCAGAGTGCTTTTACATTGTCAAAGCAGCAGGTCAAAGGAGCCACCATCCTATACATAACACCCCCCCTCCTTTTATTCTACATGGATGTGTATGTGATGTGAAATTGCCACAatttatattatacatttttaatgtttttttacttaTAGCTCTGACCAATGTAATGGTGATTACACATTCTTATAAACAAATGGAAATTAATGCAAAATATTAATGACTCACCTTTTTCATAGCTCTGGTATAGCTCAGTAATTCGTGAAATGCAATCAACTACTGTGTACTTATAATAATCCATACACACTATCCCACTGACACATTCATGCTCTCCTAGCTATAGGCTCAACTGCATATGTCCAATATAATACATCAGTATCAGAAACTGATGTCCAGAGGAAAAGGATACGCAGCACTAAGATCTTGGGGAACTTCTGTAGTGTGAACTTCTTAGTGCATCTCCTCCTGGCTTTACACCTGTAACACGTCTGTGGAGAAGAAACAGTTTGTTCACTCGCTGtttacaaacacacagttgGAATCCAGTAAAATATGAAGCACACAGACCAACATCTACTGATATCACTTGAATATAATCACAACTCTACAATTATATGGATATAGCTACTTGTTGACGTTTACTGTACACCTCTAAAGCCTAAGTGGAACTGAGTTTTAGACCAACATGTGTGTAGATAATGCAAAGCAGAAAAGTAACACATAGAAATTGTCAAATGATTTTGcgaggtggaagaagtactcagaacTTTTACTTGAAAGGAATACTTCCACAGGGGCAGGCGCACTACTCATCCGGACTCGCACAGACGATAAGTCGGCATGCGGAAGCTTCTTAGACGAGTAGCTAAGTGTTGTAAATAGTAAGGTTTTAGTGAAAACGCATGTGTTTGAGAAGTATTGAGCACACGACTGGATAAATGAGACTTGGATTATACTGCATGAGTTGTGTGAGAGTTTGTAAACAGATGTTTTGCTGTTGTTTAACACGGTCCACTATTACTTCAATGCATCAAGACTTTCCTCCGTTTTTTAAAATCCGTTCCCCTTGGAAGCACGGGACAAAAACAACGTTTCCTCGCGGCACACACTCAATAAGTAATTGATATACAAATGATCATTTTGAGCATTCCCTTAAGTAGAAACAGCAATACCACattgtagaaatactctgttacaagtaaaagtccttcaTTCCAAACTTTGCTGCAGCAAGAGTAAAAatgtattagcatcaaaatatacttaaagtaccaaaagtaaaagtactaggAATGCACGTTAATATGTACATTACTTCAATGCTGCAGCTGGTCAAGGTGGGGCTAATTTTAACTTCCTTAATactaaaattgtacttaagtacagtacttgagtaaatgtacttaggtaGGTTCCACCACAGAGGAAGGATGGACCTTCTGTTGGTCCTTACCGGCTTCTCGTCCCCGTCGAGAACGTCTTCTTTGGTGAAGAGCCGCATGCAATCCATCAGACTCACCTCACCGTAGCCCTTCTGAGCACAAACATAGATGCATTCACAttagcacgcacgcacacacgcacgcacgcacgcacgcacgcacacacgcacacacacaaaagcaaagCACAAACAGAGATAGGGAGGAAACCAAAAAGCTCATGTTTAGAGCTGTGGGTAGACATTTCTTAATGCTTCAAATCATCAtgacaaaataaagtacatgtttaaaaaaatacacagaaaGAAAGTTACTTCTGCACTACTGATTGTGCGGACATGTGGGTCTGTTGACCTTCTGGGACTTGTTACGTAAGGCTGGCCAACCTCCACCTGTCTATGTTACatctttaagtgtgtgtgtgtgtgtgtgtgtgtgtgtgtgtgtgtgtgtgtgtgtgtgtgtgtgtgtgtgtgtgtgtgtgtgtgtgtgttgtgtgtttgtttcctaACCTTTGCGATAGGTAGAGAGAGATCCCAAAAGGGGTCGAAGACAGTGGAGCAGAAACCACAGTGGCTGCAGGTGAGCGAGCTCTTCAGCTGCCCAACAAACACATCTGGAGGAGCGGAATAGatgacatgaaaaaaacatgacatgctGCTCACTGCATCAACACATTTGGCATGACAAATATTAAGAAAAGATATCTGTTGCTACagtattctgtttttctttatgCTGATCATTTGAATGTCATCTTTGTTTAGCCTAACCTGTCGATGCCATGCCATGTCCAAACTAGACACAAGTTTGATATGTAAAGCAAATATCTTGGTGTATTTTTACTTACCGACTATTTTACTGTCTTCTCTCTCTAGATATTTACTCCACATCTTCTTCCCTTTCTCTTCATCCCTGAACATGGTGCACATATAAGACATTAGACTGTTAGAATACTGACTGAGAAGATGGCCCAGACAGGCGGATTCTGAGACATTCTGCTCATAACATTCAACTGTTCTGATTGAGTAAAAGGGTTGATAATGTAATGGGTCATAGCAGAAAACAGCCACTATTTAGGGACCTACTTTATTATAGGTGGCAGAATATAGGAATAAGGGATTAAAAAGATACTTTTCAAAAACACTTTCTACCCTGACACACATTTTCAAACTAGAAATAAATATgtatcagaattttttttaatatttaggCAGAGTGGACCTGTTTTGAGGCTAATATTGAACTCTGACCCTTAAAAAAACAGCCGTGGTTAGATAAGTGATAATTATATCCAAAAAGAATTGGAGCATTAAGCTGATCTGTGCCCCAGAGATGCAACAACTCAACACAAGAGGTGAAACTGTCACACACAGCCTTAAATTAAAGCTTAATGATGAAGCCTTAATGATTCATGTTGCCTAGGTCTAGGTCCTGTTAACATACGGTATGCCACACATAACGTATACAAGGCTTCATAGATGTGTCTAACTCTACTCCTCGGTGTCTTTCACCACACCACAAAACAATATCCCATTTCCAATACAATACATACTAGAATCTTTCATTTGTAAAGTTCCCCAGCAATCCCAGTATCACCGAAACAATTCCCCCAGTTCCCTGTGTCACTGCAGGTGCACACACTGTCTGTCGGGCAGACAACTTACGGCAGGTGGTCAAAGTCCTCTACAGTGCCTCTCGGCCTGACAGTGACCCTGTTGACTTCGTTGTGAAGGCCGTCCAGGAGGAAACGCAGGAACTCCTGAGCATCCTGTTGGCTGCAAGACACAGAAACAGTCAGTCAGGAGTAGAAAAATCAGCTGATGTTACtgtagttataataataatagtatatataataataacgcACTGTATATTTAAGCaaatctcaaagtgctacaTAGAAATGTTAAGgagaaaaaagtattaaaactaaaagaaacaacaaaaggaTAAGGAAAGGGGTAAGAAATCAGCCAAAAGCCGCGTTTAAAAGCATCCacagtgtgtggtgtgttgtCCTCAGCTGGTCAGGGAGAGCATTCCACAGCCTGGGAGCAGCTGAGCTAGACATAGCTAGACTTTTACAATCATATTATTATCAGCCAGAGGCAATGCTAAGTGCTCCTAATAGATGTACGACAGCTTATTATTAGAATGAAGAGTGTAACAATGCTTACTTGTATCCTACAAATCTGGGAGCATATCTCTGGATCTGAGTTTTGAATTCAGACGGGCTGACCGCCTCACTGCTGGACGACGTCCACATGGTCTGTATCAGCTTGGCAAATTCTACCAGAACAGAAACACTCaagttacacacacactgggatgTAAAATGCACTTGGCTTCTACATAACAACGTATTCAGGTTGATGGTGAACTGAAGGTACAACTTTTTGGAGTTTTTTCTGTGTCGgattttgtacattttaaagcaaTCCCAAACACTAAGACCTAGAAAAGCATTGTCAGTGCCTTTCCAGGCCTACAAAAGAAGAACCAGTTTGCCTCTTCTCCTGACATGTGTTCTGAAAGATGCAAATCTAATCCAGAGGTAAAGAGGGAATGAGTGTTACTTTTGAGCAGCtgtgaaaagtgtttgttttggaCTCTAGGGGGCCTGTGTGGCACGTCTCTCACCTTCCATGAGGGCTGTGTTGGTGCGGCTGTTGTTGTTAAGGTCTCTGCGGTGTGAGTTGTGCAGGCAGTAGTCTCGCAGGCTGTGTGTGTTGCTGAGACACTGCAGGATACTGTTCATgaaacactgaaataaaaaataaaaaacaggttTGATTCGCATACAGATAAAATAACACCAAGTTCCATTCATTGATGAGTGTTATTTGCTGGAAAGAAGTGAAAAACATCCTTACAATGACTTACAATAAACAATGTaaatatcagttttttttatgtacaggATTTACATTGTTTAAAGATGGCAAAATCCACCAGTTTCATTACAATCTAATTCAAACTGTAACATACTTGATACTATTTGACCTGCTTGTTGCCCTGCTGATTTGCATGCTCTCCATAGCTGGATCTAtgcaaattaaagaaaaaagatagtctggctatcaccagaccaagctcaatcggCAGATCAGGCTGGCTTTACCCAGTCTAGAAAAAAGATGgatttttgggaaatatgctcaaCCACTTTcgtgccgagagttagatgagaagattgataccacccTGATGTCTGcacgctaaatatgaagcacAGATGGTTAGATTATCTTACCATACTGGAAACAGTGTTTATATGCAGGACTATTTCCAGTCTACCcaccataaaaaaaactaatgtgcTTATGgggtttttccattacatggtacctgcttgactcgcctcgactctactcgccttttttgatttttcattacgaaaaaaagtccctggtacctgctaacaggtacatTTTTTAGTACCAACTCAGTCGAGGtaccaagcgagctgagccgataccacaaggtgacgtgaaagcgacagacgggcgtgtcctgaacaaacccgccatttttaaatagtttagccagctgtgttttttttgctgcctccagcttcatttgaaacaaaacgtcttctggctgtggcaacaagaacacaccttcgacgttctgtgtgtgtgtcgcgttaggtcacggcagttaaCTGCAGCGcggcttgttttacagttctgcggaggctccaggcagagctttcgccgtagcctacgtacacacacacatgctggctcgacgcacacaccagcgcacaagtacaagtataaacatcaggccactgaTTTTTATACACTtttacggcgaaagctctgcgtggaacctccacagaactgtaaaacaagctcaagtggcctggtgtttatacttgtgcgctggtgtgtgtgtcgagccggCACATATaaaacgaccagccacgctgaggtggtactaaaatctgcaatggaaaacggacgcccAGTGTGTCaagtcgagtcgaggcgagtcgagcaggtaccatgtaatggaaaaatgccatTAGACTTggggtcttaaaaaaaaaaaaaaagaaaagtttctCCACTTTCagtcttaaagggatagtttggatttttAGAAGTTGGGTTGCATATGGTATTTATTCATAGTCAGGATATAACCTACAGTAGATAAAGGTCTGCACGCctccagtttggagaagcaggcaggagtaccgacacggacGCTAAGCAATCTACTGCTGTTAATAGAGGCAgcagctaaatgtattttagccacgtaaaaataaatcaatatcagTTGAAGTAtaacgctatatttagaatattttcaccattttacctcgctgtcagacagccctttacgacggggaactgaagctgttatatccatctatgctctcttcaaagcctcctttcacacaaacagtcattttagcttgcagaacacaggagttgctggtctactgcTGCCGCCATCTACTATAggtacactgactatggataagtacctcatataACCCCATTTCAAAATATCGAAATTATCcctttaagctaagctaactgctcCAACATCATATTAACCGTACAGACATGAAAGtgatattgatcttctcatgtAACTTAAAGCAAGAAAGAGAATAAGTGCTGTTTCTTGTTGTTGGTGTATTAATACATGGCTCTGATCACCTTCGGAGTGGGATTTTTGGATGGACAGATGTGCATTATATGAATTTACACCTGGGGTTTTTGATATATTTAATAACTATCAATATTATATCCCAGACTTACAACAATTCTGGTCTGAAGTCATGTGAAAGATGCTAACAGACAACATCCTTTGGTTcacatagtatacatttctgCTATACCTCTAAAACTGTAGATTACTTCTGACAACAACAATCAGCCTACAGATTATGTGACAGTCGGCCTTTTAGCTTTAAATATGTCATTAATCCCTGATGACTGTAGGATCTTTCTTCATTCTGGAGCAAATAAAGTATGTTTTATGAATCTGGAAATGTATTAATTCATTTTGAAATGCTTCCAAGACAAGGTGAATCCTCGTAtaatcacacacatgcagacatgttGTCAAAGAGAGTAAGCACTGTGTATATACTGCTCCCATCACGTGTCCACATCGGACACACGTGCAGTTTGGtgacagagacggagagaatGAGTCCTACCTGGTCCATAGTTCAGAGCTCTCTGATTAGGTTactgcacacgcacgcacacacacacgcacgcacacacacacacacacacacacacacacacacacacacacacacacacacacacacacacacactctgacagcaacacacacaccacaaca
It contains:
- the usp2a gene encoding ubiquitin carboxyl-terminal hydrolase 2a isoform X5, with product MPSMRQSYTVTVPEEPPAAPFPFLKQEMRRKGSMSGSMLVSTFVGLLINQAKNSKSAQGLVGLKNLGNTCFMNSILQCLSNTHSLRDYCLHNSHRRDLNNNSRTNTALMEEFAKLIQTMWTSSSSEAVSPSEFKTQIQRYAPRFVGYNQQDAQEFLRFLLDGLHNEVNRVTVRPRGTVEDFDHLPDEEKGKKMWSKYLEREDSKIVDVFVGQLKSSLTCSHCGFCSTVFDPFWDLSLPIAKGYGEVSLMDCMRLFTKEDVLDGDEKPTCYRCKARRRCTKKFTLQKFPKILVLHLKRFSEARRTSKLSTFVNFPMKDLDLREFASEHSINAVYNLYAVSNHSGTTMGGHYTAYCCNPNSGEWYTFNDSRVTPMSSSQVRSSDAYVLFYELVSSSRM
- the usp2a gene encoding ubiquitin carboxyl-terminal hydrolase 2a isoform X4, whose amino-acid sequence is MPSMRQSYTVTVPEEPPAAPFPFLKQEMRRKGSMSGSMLVSTFVGLLINQAKNSKSAQGLVGLKNLGNTCFMNSILQCLSNTHSLRDYCLHNSHRRDLNNNSRTNTALMEEFAKLIQTMWTSSSSEAVSPSEFKTQIQRYAPRFVGYNQQDAQEFLRFLLDGLHNEVNRVTVRPRGTVEDFDHLPDEEKGKKMWSKYLEREDSKIVDVFVGQLKSSLTCSHCGFCSTVFDPFWDLSLPIAKKGYGEVSLMDCMRLFTKEDVLDGDEKPTCYRCKARRRCTKKFTLQKFPKILVLHLKRFSEARRTSKLSTFVNFPMKDLDLREFASEHSINAVYNLYAVSNHSGTTMGGHYTAYCCNPNSGEWYTFNDSRVTPMSSSQVRSSDAYVLFYELVSSSRM